From Bordetella flabilis, the proteins below share one genomic window:
- a CDS encoding SDR family NAD(P)-dependent oxidoreductase yields MSTEYAGGMAVVTGAAGGIGQAIVQRLLDAGWSVTGLDLGPALERHAAYRHITVDLCDGQAAREALRSLANVRALVHAAGVLRIGTLAQLDPLDGERMWKLHVDAGVRLAQVLAPDMAARGGGRVVLIGSRVAQGMPGRSQYAASKAALAALARSWAAELAGQGVTVNVVSPAATQTSMLDDPARAASAPRLPPIGRLIQPAEVAALVAYLLSPEAAAITGQDIAICGGASLPQ; encoded by the coding sequence ATGTCGACTGAGTATGCAGGAGGGATGGCGGTGGTCACCGGCGCCGCCGGCGGCATTGGCCAGGCCATCGTGCAACGCCTGCTGGACGCGGGCTGGAGCGTGACTGGCCTGGACCTGGGACCGGCTCTTGAGCGGCACGCCGCCTACCGGCATATCACGGTCGATCTCTGCGACGGTCAGGCCGCCCGTGAGGCACTGCGCTCGCTGGCGAATGTCCGGGCCCTCGTACACGCTGCCGGGGTACTGCGAATAGGGACGTTGGCGCAGCTGGACCCGCTCGACGGCGAACGAATGTGGAAGCTGCACGTCGATGCCGGGGTCCGGTTGGCGCAGGTCCTTGCGCCCGACATGGCCGCGCGCGGCGGCGGCCGTGTGGTGCTGATCGGCAGCCGTGTGGCCCAGGGCATGCCGGGTCGTAGCCAGTATGCGGCATCCAAGGCAGCCCTGGCGGCGCTGGCCCGCAGCTGGGCCGCCGAACTGGCCGGGCAGGGCGTCACGGTAAACGTGGTGTCGCCGGCGGCCACGCAGACGAGCATGCTGGACGATCCTGCCCGAGCCGCCAGCGCGCCGCGCTTGCCGCCCATAGGCCGGCTGATACAGCCCGCGGAAGTCGCGGCGCTGGTGGCATACCTGCTGTCGCCCGAGGCGGCCGCGATCACCGGGCAGGACATCGCGATTTGCGGCGGGGCGTCGCTGCCGCAGTAA
- a CDS encoding SDR family NAD(P)-dependent oxidoreductase has product MHNYRQLFDLSGKIAVVLGAGSGIGQASAHALGALGAHVVCADRDEQAVQATAAQIAQAGSAEWHIIDGASGEQIADLAARTLKAHGRVDIAATTPALNIRKLIVDYTEDEFDQVMNLNLKGAFRFLRAFGAPMMKQGRGSLILCSSMRAVTVEPGLGVYAATKAGIAQMIKGFAAEAGAYGVRVNAVMPGVIETRLTAPLKERREIYDTYAAHTVFNRWGQACEVGSAVAFLASDAASYITGTSLAVDGGWTAIDGPPTGLTATRPSE; this is encoded by the coding sequence ATGCATAACTACCGCCAACTGTTCGACCTGAGCGGCAAAATTGCCGTCGTACTTGGCGCGGGGTCCGGCATAGGCCAGGCGTCGGCTCACGCACTGGGAGCCTTGGGCGCCCACGTGGTGTGCGCCGATCGTGACGAGCAGGCCGTGCAGGCTACCGCGGCGCAGATCGCCCAAGCCGGTTCCGCGGAATGGCACATCATCGACGGCGCCAGCGGCGAACAGATCGCCGATCTGGCGGCGCGCACCCTGAAGGCGCACGGCCGCGTCGACATTGCGGCCACCACGCCCGCCTTGAACATTCGCAAACTCATCGTCGACTACACCGAGGACGAGTTCGACCAGGTCATGAACCTGAATCTTAAAGGCGCCTTCCGCTTCCTGCGGGCCTTCGGTGCGCCCATGATGAAGCAGGGCAGGGGCAGCTTGATCCTGTGTTCCTCCATGCGGGCCGTTACGGTGGAACCTGGCCTGGGCGTCTATGCCGCCACCAAGGCCGGCATTGCGCAGATGATCAAGGGTTTCGCCGCCGAAGCCGGCGCCTATGGCGTACGCGTGAATGCCGTCATGCCCGGTGTCATCGAAACCCGCCTGACGGCGCCCCTGAAAGAGCGCCGGGAGATCTACGACACCTATGCGGCGCACACCGTCTTCAACCGCTGGGGCCAGGCCTGCGAAGTCGGGTCGGCGGTAGCGTTCCTGGCGTCGGATGCCGCAAGCTACATCACCGGCACTTCGCTGGCCGTGGATGGCGGGTGGACGGCGATAGACGGTCCGCCGACGGGGCTTACGGCGACACGGCCCTCGGAGTGA
- a CDS encoding Bug family tripartite tricarboxylate transporter substrate binding protein: MQKKILLHTVLALCAAVGGSVAHAGDDYPSRQVRFVIPFPPGGTLDMLGRDVAQKLSEQTGQGFVVENRSGGNGIIGADVVAKSRADGYTLLFNASTFTTAPMTMKSVPFDVDKNFVPVAMAGKAPLSVSVKKDLPVTDLAGLLAYAKENPGRLTFAVGSVGSAGHLATELLKRQGGLDYMVIPYRGTAPALQDLVGGRIDGFIDPVLGAVSYYKSGMVKMLAVTSDTRLPNLPEVPTVSETLPGYQFYSWYGLWAPAGTPAAIVGKLNTEVNKALSSGIKEKYEQLGITITPGSAAEFARYQKDDMARSRKIVEEGRIHVD, encoded by the coding sequence ATGCAGAAGAAAATCCTGTTGCATACCGTCCTTGCCCTGTGCGCCGCAGTTGGCGGCAGCGTGGCGCATGCGGGGGACGACTATCCATCACGGCAGGTCCGGTTCGTCATTCCGTTTCCTCCCGGCGGCACGCTGGACATGCTCGGTCGTGACGTGGCCCAGAAGCTTAGCGAACAGACCGGGCAGGGTTTCGTCGTGGAGAACCGCTCGGGCGGCAATGGCATTATCGGTGCCGACGTAGTGGCCAAGTCCCGGGCCGACGGGTATACGCTGCTCTTCAACGCGTCGACCTTCACCACGGCCCCCATGACCATGAAGTCCGTTCCCTTCGACGTGGACAAGAACTTCGTACCGGTGGCCATGGCGGGCAAGGCGCCGCTTTCGGTCTCGGTGAAGAAGGACCTGCCCGTGACCGACCTGGCCGGCCTGCTGGCGTACGCAAAGGAAAACCCGGGCCGCCTTACATTCGCCGTGGGATCCGTCGGCTCGGCGGGCCATCTGGCCACCGAGTTGCTCAAGCGCCAAGGCGGCCTGGACTACATGGTCATCCCTTACCGCGGCACCGCGCCTGCACTGCAGGACCTTGTGGGCGGACGCATCGACGGATTCATCGACCCCGTGCTGGGCGCCGTGTCCTATTACAAGAGCGGCATGGTCAAGATGCTTGCGGTGACTTCGGACACGCGGCTGCCCAACCTGCCCGAGGTGCCTACAGTCAGCGAAACCCTGCCGGGCTATCAGTTCTACAGCTGGTACGGCCTGTGGGCGCCGGCCGGGACGCCCGCGGCTATCGTCGGGAAGCTGAACACCGAGGTCAACAAGGCTTTGTCCTCCGGCATCAAGGAAAAATACGAACAGCTCGGGATAACGATCACACCCGGCTCGGCAGCTGAATTCGCCCGCTATCAGAAAGACGATATGGCGCGGTCACGCAAGATCGTTGAAGAAGGCCGCATCCATGTCGACTGA
- a CDS encoding LysR family transcriptional regulator translates to MNWLEDFCALAETGSFSRAAEARAIAQPAFSRHIRALEDWVGADLCDRSTHPTELTAAGRKFLPLLKQVLADLEAARIKAIAAHAQEGASLRFAATHLLSLTFFPRWLAGLEADMEVGAIQMMSDSFQACEDLMAQRRVQFLLCHRHPQVASRLDETAYPVVRLGTDVLVPVSAPLVSGPPCEPTHRLSGEGSVPFLAYGPASGLGRIVTLHLRQMGMREARIQTTFVGPHATLLRSMAVQGRGIAWLPDMLVHDDLAQGRLVRAGGAEWDIPLEICLFRQPSEMAQVAENLWILTQAQGERPR, encoded by the coding sequence ATGAATTGGCTGGAGGATTTCTGCGCGCTGGCCGAAACGGGGAGTTTCTCGCGCGCCGCCGAAGCCCGCGCCATCGCGCAGCCCGCTTTCAGCCGGCACATTCGCGCACTGGAGGATTGGGTGGGAGCGGACCTGTGCGACCGCAGCACCCATCCCACCGAACTTACGGCCGCCGGGCGCAAGTTCCTGCCGCTCCTGAAACAAGTATTGGCGGACCTGGAGGCAGCCCGTATCAAGGCGATCGCCGCGCACGCCCAGGAAGGCGCCAGCCTGCGCTTCGCGGCCACGCATTTGCTGTCGCTGACGTTTTTTCCCAGATGGCTCGCCGGTCTGGAAGCGGATATGGAGGTCGGTGCGATCCAGATGATGTCCGATAGTTTCCAGGCTTGCGAGGACCTGATGGCGCAGCGTCGCGTCCAGTTCCTCCTGTGCCACCGGCATCCGCAAGTGGCCAGCCGCCTGGACGAAACCGCCTACCCTGTGGTGCGCCTGGGCACGGACGTTCTGGTGCCGGTAAGTGCTCCTCTCGTGAGCGGCCCGCCCTGCGAACCGACTCACCGTCTGTCCGGCGAGGGCTCCGTCCCCTTCCTGGCATATGGGCCGGCATCCGGCCTGGGCCGCATCGTGACTCTTCACCTACGTCAAATGGGGATGCGCGAAGCGCGAATACAAACAACGTTCGTCGGCCCGCACGCCACACTGCTGCGCTCCATGGCGGTACAGGGGCGTGGCATCGCCTGGCTGCCCGACATGCTGGTGCATGATGACCTGGCGCAAGGAAGGCTGGTACGAGCGGGCGGCGCGGAGTGGGACATCCCGCTGGAAATCTGCCTGTTTCGCCAGCCCAGCGAAATGGCGCAGGTGGCCGAAAATCTGTGGATCCTGACGCAGGCGCAAGGCGAACGCCCCCGCTGA
- a CDS encoding DUF1254 domain-containing protein — translation MQTSRMDQNRSPIRRWGPIALLTITLSALPIFARADEAISEDMARAIAVDAYVYLYPLITMDVTRKQITNVDASNTKPGFAPMNTISNWPAFPPADMKIVVRPNFDTLYSNGFLDITKEPVVVSVPDTGGRYYLFPMLDMWTDVFASPGWRTTGTQAGHFLVALPEWRPDLRDKFDEFDLPEGTVRIDAPTPYVMVIGRTKTDGPADYGAVHNIQAGYKFTPLSQWGKAPQPVTARVDPTIDMKTPPKTQVDTMPADRYFAYAAELLKVHPPHLTDQPIIARMKRLGIEPGKSLDVSTLDPAVQKALAAAPEAGQQLMLWKLKTLARVVNGWAMNTDTVGVYGNYYLKRAILAQQGLGANLVEDAIYPLNLADSDGKPLDGSSKYVMRFEKGNMPPADAFWSVTLYDADGFQVGNSLDRFALSSWMAFKYNADGSLELYFQNQSPGKDKEANWLPAPIGPFNLTMRLYAPAASALNGQWAPPAVTRADFIPPVTAQ, via the coding sequence ATGCAAACGTCACGCATGGATCAGAACCGGAGTCCGATACGCAGGTGGGGACCGATAGCGCTTCTCACGATAACCCTATCGGCGCTGCCCATTTTCGCGCGCGCGGACGAGGCGATCAGCGAGGATATGGCGCGTGCGATTGCGGTAGACGCCTACGTCTATCTCTATCCGCTCATCACGATGGACGTTACCCGGAAACAGATAACGAACGTCGATGCTTCGAACACCAAGCCGGGCTTTGCGCCGATGAACACGATTTCCAATTGGCCGGCGTTTCCGCCGGCCGACATGAAGATCGTCGTGCGCCCGAATTTCGACACGCTGTATTCCAACGGGTTTCTTGATATCACCAAGGAGCCCGTCGTCGTATCGGTGCCGGACACAGGCGGACGCTACTATCTCTTCCCCATGCTGGACATGTGGACGGACGTTTTCGCCTCGCCCGGCTGGCGCACTACGGGCACCCAGGCAGGACATTTCCTTGTCGCGCTCCCGGAATGGAGGCCGGATCTCCGCGATAAGTTCGACGAGTTCGATCTTCCCGAGGGAACGGTGAGAATCGACGCTCCGACGCCTTATGTCATGGTCATCGGCCGCACGAAGACCGATGGACCTGCGGACTACGGCGCGGTCCACAACATCCAGGCGGGCTATAAGTTCACGCCGCTCTCACAGTGGGGCAAGGCTCCCCAGCCCGTGACCGCGAGGGTCGATCCAACGATCGATATGAAGACGCCGCCGAAGACCCAGGTCGACACCATGCCGGCGGACCGGTATTTCGCGTATGCGGCTGAGCTGCTCAAGGTGCACCCGCCGCATCTGACGGATCAACCCATCATTGCCCGGATGAAGCGCCTTGGCATCGAGCCGGGTAAAAGCCTGGACGTGAGCACGCTCGATCCGGCGGTGCAGAAGGCGCTCGCGGCGGCGCCTGAAGCGGGCCAGCAACTGATGCTATGGAAACTCAAGACGCTCGCCCGTGTCGTGAACGGCTGGGCCATGAATACCGATACGGTCGGAGTCTATGGCAACTATTATTTGAAGCGCGCGATCCTTGCGCAGCAGGGGCTGGGCGCAAATCTCGTCGAAGACGCGATCTATCCCCTGAACCTGGCCGACAGCGACGGCAAGCCGCTTGACGGCTCCAGCAAGTATGTCATGCGCTTCGAAAAAGGAAACATGCCTCCCGCCGATGCCTTCTGGTCGGTCACGCTATACGATGCCGACGGTTTCCAGGTGGGGAACAGCCTGGACCGCTTCGCGCTAAGTAGCTGGATGGCGTTCAAGTACAACGCGGATGGTTCGCTTGAACTGTATTTCCAGAACCAAAGCCCCGGGAAAGACAAAGAGGCAAATTGGCTTCCTGCACCCATCGGGCCATTCAACCTGACGATGCGTCTATATGCACCGGCAGCCAGCGCACTGAATGGGCAGTGGGCACCTCCGGCGGTCACAAGGGCGGATTTCATTCCACCGGTGACAGCCCAGTAA
- a CDS encoding TauD/TfdA family dioxygenase, which yields MSELGFLQGACVWKGAEMVDNPRWVKTFPGVVLEQIDAAVRNTDGVAWRAINRQNFPLPDAASFFDDVREELENGSGMVKMKGLDVGRYDQEQLRRLWYGLGAHLGTPMYQNYRGEVMREIKDEGMGVGAKLYGATVDESGKQFLSSGARTLTPGQLRFHTDRCDVVGLLCVRQAAEGGVSKLASSATVYNEILRRRPDLHALLCKPIPRSRFGEEAGGEHIVYDLPIFGVRDGKPTSHFSLTYIENAQMVPGVRKLTDAEHEAIRLLLAVAEESCFEMRFAPGDIQLLNNHVIYHGRTAFKDQVETGQDRLLMRLWLSVPNSRALPADHAVLWGDVGSGKPHGGIAQPAAAMNA from the coding sequence ATGTCGGAGTTGGGTTTTCTGCAAGGCGCCTGTGTGTGGAAGGGGGCCGAGATGGTCGACAATCCCCGTTGGGTCAAAACGTTCCCGGGGGTCGTACTGGAGCAGATCGACGCGGCAGTCCGCAACACCGACGGCGTGGCCTGGCGTGCGATCAATCGCCAGAACTTCCCTTTGCCCGATGCCGCTTCCTTCTTCGACGACGTGCGGGAGGAGCTGGAGAACGGCTCCGGCATGGTCAAGATGAAGGGCCTGGACGTTGGCCGGTATGACCAGGAGCAGTTGCGGCGGTTGTGGTATGGCCTGGGCGCCCATCTCGGCACGCCCATGTACCAGAACTACCGCGGCGAAGTCATGCGGGAAATCAAGGATGAAGGAATGGGTGTCGGCGCCAAGCTCTACGGCGCGACGGTCGACGAATCCGGCAAACAGTTCCTGTCCTCCGGGGCCCGGACCTTGACGCCGGGCCAATTGCGCTTCCATACCGACCGGTGCGATGTCGTGGGCCTGTTGTGCGTGCGCCAGGCGGCCGAGGGTGGGGTCAGCAAGCTGGCGAGCAGCGCCACCGTCTACAACGAGATCCTTCGGCGCCGCCCCGACCTGCACGCATTGTTGTGCAAACCTATCCCGCGCAGCCGGTTTGGCGAAGAGGCAGGCGGCGAGCATATCGTCTACGACTTGCCGATCTTCGGCGTGCGCGACGGCAAGCCTACCAGCCACTTTTCCCTGACCTACATCGAGAATGCCCAGATGGTGCCCGGCGTCCGCAAATTGACGGACGCAGAACACGAAGCGATCCGGCTTTTGCTGGCGGTGGCCGAAGAGTCGTGCTTTGAAATGCGCTTCGCGCCCGGCGACATCCAGCTCTTGAACAACCACGTTATTTATCACGGCCGCACGGCATTCAAGGATCAGGTCGAAACGGGCCAGGACCGGCTTCTGATGCGCCTCTGGCTTTCTGTGCCAAACTCCCGTGCCTTGCCGGCGGATCACGCGGTGCTGTGGGGCGACGTCGGGTCGGGCAAGCCGCACGGCGGTATCGCGCAGCCCGCCGCCGCCATGAATGCCTAG
- a CDS encoding ABC transporter substrate-binding protein, producing the protein MKRHAIRQPGWFRTGASFLLAPLLFGLTAATAVAAQFSNCEVSGTRGSVKLETVVPGALSVRPVLPAPGWWNGDSPETINGGFEYCMAANMAYRAGLDRVIVVSRSFAQILTGQAKGFDIALSEITITDERKKAVNFTDPYFDSDMGVLVRAGDKITAENIKTKRLGVKQGTTTHQFLEDHVKPTQPLKVYPEVAAMYAALAAGQVDAVVYDTPNVLARAKQSEGRFEVVGRYDTGERWGGLVNKDSPNMAVFNKLIQEMKDDGTFDRLAAQYLAPSLGMDPNKVPIFKP; encoded by the coding sequence ATGAAACGGCACGCAATCAGACAACCAGGATGGTTTCGCACCGGCGCCAGCTTTCTGCTCGCGCCGCTTCTGTTCGGCTTGACCGCCGCGACCGCGGTCGCAGCCCAGTTCAGCAATTGCGAAGTCAGCGGCACGCGCGGTTCGGTCAAGCTGGAAACGGTGGTGCCGGGCGCGCTTTCCGTGCGTCCTGTGCTGCCCGCGCCGGGATGGTGGAATGGCGACTCTCCGGAAACCATCAACGGGGGCTTCGAATACTGCATGGCTGCCAATATGGCCTATCGGGCCGGGCTGGACCGTGTGATTGTCGTGAGCCGTTCGTTTGCGCAGATACTCACGGGACAGGCAAAGGGCTTTGACATCGCGCTCAGCGAAATCACCATTACCGACGAGCGCAAGAAGGCGGTGAATTTCACCGATCCGTACTTCGACTCCGACATGGGGGTCCTGGTCAGGGCCGGTGACAAGATCACCGCTGAAAATATCAAGACCAAGCGGCTGGGCGTCAAGCAGGGCACCACCACGCACCAGTTCCTGGAAGACCACGTCAAACCCACCCAGCCGCTGAAGGTCTATCCCGAGGTGGCCGCCATGTACGCTGCCCTGGCTGCCGGCCAGGTAGACGCGGTGGTCTACGACACCCCGAATGTACTGGCGCGAGCCAAACAGTCGGAAGGCCGGTTCGAGGTCGTGGGGCGCTACGACACCGGCGAAAGATGGGGCGGATTGGTCAACAAGGATTCGCCCAACATGGCGGTCTTCAACAAGCTCATCCAGGAAATGAAGGACGACGGAACCTTCGACCGCCTGGCCGCGCAATACCTTGCGCCCAGTCTGGGCATGGATCCGAACAAGGTGCCGATCTTCAAGCCGTAA
- a CDS encoding amino acid ABC transporter permease has product MRNPIDRVSGAADGAGRERRLDMGGMPSMPTALFLSALVAVALTIASSWYTIGALREVLLASKVDGWWVPAGVALLGLASAWVAFPLYRTFKRCLEVRAAAARGDIVAARVARSQARVLGWIVLGYTLSQFICVVGVQFLLANNQAVAKTFFLVPLIVKTFPLVLQAFWINVKIFMIAEVFVLIWGLIVALAMLAPGEAGKPLRILATAYVDIFRAMPAVLVIYLVGFGLPLTGVPILKDLSLTTYVVIALTLTVGAYVAEIYRAGIQGIHWSQTAAARSLGLSHMQTLRFVVLPQGIRNIIPPLLNAFIALQKDTALVNVVGVIDSFNQSMVLASNYYNLSAATTVALLFIIISVPQVRLVERMAKRDRARMRASGA; this is encoded by the coding sequence ATGCGCAATCCTATCGATCGAGTGTCCGGCGCGGCGGACGGGGCCGGCCGTGAACGCCGTCTGGACATGGGCGGCATGCCGTCCATGCCGACGGCGCTGTTTCTTTCCGCCCTTGTGGCGGTGGCGCTCACGATAGCGTCCAGCTGGTACACGATCGGCGCGCTGCGTGAAGTCCTTCTGGCCAGCAAGGTCGATGGCTGGTGGGTCCCCGCCGGGGTGGCGCTCCTGGGCCTGGCGTCGGCGTGGGTCGCGTTCCCCTTGTATCGCACCTTCAAACGATGCCTGGAGGTTCGGGCCGCTGCAGCCCGCGGGGACATTGTCGCGGCGCGTGTGGCCAGATCGCAGGCGCGCGTACTGGGCTGGATCGTGCTCGGGTACACGCTCAGCCAGTTCATCTGCGTGGTGGGTGTGCAGTTCCTTCTGGCGAACAACCAGGCGGTGGCCAAGACCTTCTTCCTGGTGCCGCTGATCGTCAAGACCTTTCCCCTGGTGCTGCAGGCGTTCTGGATCAACGTGAAGATCTTCATGATCGCCGAGGTTTTTGTGTTGATCTGGGGGCTGATCGTGGCCCTGGCCATGCTGGCGCCCGGAGAAGCCGGCAAGCCCTTGCGCATTCTCGCCACGGCATATGTCGACATATTCCGCGCCATGCCGGCCGTATTGGTGATCTACCTGGTCGGGTTCGGTTTGCCGTTGACCGGCGTACCCATCCTCAAGGACCTGTCCTTGACGACATATGTCGTCATTGCATTGACCCTGACGGTCGGCGCCTACGTGGCGGAAATCTATCGTGCCGGTATCCAGGGCATCCATTGGAGCCAGACCGCGGCCGCCCGCTCGCTGGGGTTGTCGCACATGCAGACGCTGCGATTCGTGGTCCTGCCGCAAGGGATCCGGAACATCATCCCGCCCTTGCTGAATGCCTTTATCGCGCTGCAAAAAGATACGGCGCTGGTCAATGTGGTGGGCGTGATCGACTCCTTCAACCAATCCATGGTGCTGGCGTCGAACTATTACAACCTGTCGGCCGCAACGACGGTCGCGCTCCTGTTCATCATCATTTCCGTGCCACAGGTCCGCCTGGTGGAACGCATGGCAAAACGCGATCGCGCCCGCATGCGCGCAAGCGGCGCTTAA
- a CDS encoding amino acid ABC transporter ATP-binding protein — protein sequence MSFIEIREISKSYGQLPVIDRLSMTVEKHQVVCLIGPSGSGKSTLLRCINGLEPIDDGEILVHGDRITGPGVDVDALRRDIGIVFQGYNLFPHMTVMENVTLAPVQVLKQPRRQAEERAMALLTRFGLAQKAHEYPDRMSGGQQQRVAIVRALAMDPMVLLLDEITSALDPELVSEVLNIVRDLANEGMTMLLATHEMGFAAEVASKICFLCDGAVYEEGPPEQIFRDPQRDRTRAFLRSIREAGRI from the coding sequence GTGTCGTTCATCGAAATTCGCGAGATCTCCAAGTCGTATGGGCAATTGCCGGTCATCGATCGCCTGAGCATGACGGTGGAAAAGCACCAGGTTGTCTGCCTTATCGGCCCTTCCGGGTCCGGCAAGTCCACCTTGCTGCGCTGTATCAATGGCCTGGAACCCATCGATGATGGCGAGATCCTGGTTCACGGCGACCGTATCACCGGGCCAGGGGTCGATGTCGATGCCTTGCGGCGTGACATCGGTATCGTGTTCCAGGGCTACAACCTGTTCCCCCACATGACCGTGATGGAGAACGTGACCTTGGCGCCGGTGCAAGTGCTCAAGCAGCCCCGCAGGCAGGCCGAGGAGCGGGCGATGGCGTTGCTCACGCGTTTCGGCCTGGCGCAGAAGGCGCACGAGTATCCAGACCGGATGTCCGGCGGGCAACAGCAGCGGGTAGCCATCGTGCGGGCGCTGGCGATGGACCCCATGGTGCTGCTGCTGGACGAGATAACGTCTGCACTGGATCCGGAACTCGTTTCGGAAGTCCTGAATATCGTGCGCGACCTCGCAAACGAGGGCATGACGATGCTGCTGGCCACGCATGAGATGGGCTTTGCCGCCGAGGTGGCTTCAAAGATATGTTTCCTGTGCGACGGCGCCGTCTACGAAGAAGGGCCGCCGGAGCAGATTTTCCGCGATCCGCAACGCGACCGGACCCGCGCATTCCTGCGCAGTATCCGGGAGGCCGGCCGCATATAG
- a CDS encoding dihydrodipicolinate synthase family protein — translation MASISNYRGIIPAISCPFTPDYRIDEPALRRLASWLAGHKGVVAVMTNGHTGEVFSLTPAERAQVTRIVADELRGRLPVISSIVCEGIAEAAEHARAARTAGAAALDVMPPHHWLRFGFTSGHALQYFHAIHEAAPDLDLVCHVYPAWTRASYSSNLLADLARLPYVQAFKVGQRDMNKYARDIQALRDADASKAILTCHDEYLLASMVQGVDGALVGFATFIPQLIIDLWDAVKAGDLKRAQAVQSLITPLKDAVYGGGEPTGEAHARMKAGMYLAGVLESAVVRPPTEAPDAADMDALRVALANAKLPVR, via the coding sequence ATGGCTTCCATCTCGAATTACCGCGGCATCATCCCGGCGATTTCCTGCCCTTTCACCCCTGATTATCGTATCGACGAGCCGGCGTTGCGCCGCCTGGCCAGCTGGCTGGCCGGCCATAAAGGCGTGGTGGCCGTCATGACCAACGGCCACACGGGCGAAGTCTTTTCGCTGACGCCGGCCGAGCGCGCACAGGTCACGCGCATCGTGGCCGATGAACTGCGCGGCAGGCTGCCGGTGATTTCGTCCATTGTCTGCGAAGGCATAGCCGAGGCCGCGGAACACGCGCGCGCCGCGCGCACCGCCGGCGCCGCCGCGTTGGATGTGATGCCCCCGCACCACTGGCTGCGCTTCGGCTTCACCTCGGGCCATGCGCTGCAATACTTCCACGCTATCCACGAGGCGGCGCCCGATCTGGATCTGGTCTGCCACGTCTACCCGGCATGGACGCGGGCTTCCTACTCGTCGAACCTGCTGGCCGATCTTGCCCGGCTGCCCTATGTGCAGGCATTCAAGGTCGGCCAGCGCGACATGAACAAATACGCGCGCGACATCCAGGCGCTGCGCGACGCCGATGCATCCAAGGCCATCCTGACCTGCCACGACGAATACCTGCTGGCGTCCATGGTCCAGGGCGTGGATGGAGCGCTGGTGGGCTTCGCCACGTTCATCCCGCAGCTCATCATCGACCTGTGGGATGCGGTCAAGGCCGGCGATCTCAAGCGCGCCCAGGCGGTGCAGTCCCTCATCACTCCGCTCAAGGACGCCGTATACGGTGGCGGGGAACCTACCGGCGAAGCCCACGCCCGCATGAAGGCCGGCATGTACCTGGCGGGGGTGCTGGAAAGCGCCGTGGTGCGTCCTCCCACCGAGGCGCCCGACGCAGCCGATATGGACGCCCTGCGCGTTGCGCTGGCCAACGCAAAATTGCCGGTCCGCTAA